From the genome of Anoplopoma fimbria isolate UVic2021 breed Golden Eagle Sablefish chromosome 1, Afim_UVic_2022, whole genome shotgun sequence, one region includes:
- the spa17 gene encoding sperm surface protein Sp17 isoform X1, with product MDCHNEECSRPQEEEDIMDIPLDDPEANRAAAKIQAGFRGHMTRKKMKPEDKAEGEEVSSTGDVLNGSKGDTETGGSGAVERDDTSVPEQ from the exons ATGGACTGTCACAAT gaggagtgCAGCCGGccccaggaggaggaggacatcaTGGACATCCCCCTGGATGACCCCGAGGCCAACAGGGCTGCTGCGAAGATCCAGGCTGGTTTCCGTGGGCACATGACCCGTAAGAAGATGAAGCCGGAGGACAAAGCggaaggggaggaggtgagCAGCACTGGGGATGTGCTCAACGGCAGCAAGGGGGATACAG agACAGGAGGATCGGGGGCAGTAGAGAGAGACGACACATCTGTGCCAGAGCAGTGA
- the spa17 gene encoding sperm surface protein Sp17 isoform X2 has translation MDCHNEECSRPQEEEDIMDIPLDDPEANRAAAKIQAGFRGHMTRKKMKPEDKAEGEERQEDRGQ, from the exons ATGGACTGTCACAAT gaggagtgCAGCCGGccccaggaggaggaggacatcaTGGACATCCCCCTGGATGACCCCGAGGCCAACAGGGCTGCTGCGAAGATCCAGGCTGGTTTCCGTGGGCACATGACCCGTAAGAAGATGAAGCCGGAGGACAAAGCggaaggggaggag agACAGGAGGATCGGGGGCAGTAG
- the LOC129095517 gene encoding uncharacterized protein LOC129095517: protein MIISVHFTLLFFWVAQDFVSCVNRTFPIHVLAVALGDSLTLNCTFNCSTGFVRGCWSEASDNSGCLGTYTKSSLCITSLHLSNVSTEDIKNYTCYTLATDQPQLPQKTERLVILQLQAQTSVPNWTTIPKTGIKSSLPAKPKDSGEGEFTGIKVLATVTVAVATVLAALAVYLCLSWNRRSRNDKGETVVSRSGSPLPRHAAPSPVKGSQSTQSERVRIPTPDNESDTEVPYADIMITVRGISTPELTQVGYLAPGDQKEWWGDESRSHLKASRSADRLHVPQPREISRKMSTNSEYAVITYA from the exons ATGATAATCTCCGTCCACTTcactttgctctttttttgggTGGCACAAg attttgtGAGCTGTGTTAATAGAACATTTCCCATTCACGTCTTGGCTGTAGCGTTAGGGGATTCTCTAACATTGAACTGCACATTCAATTGCTCCACTGGATTTGTTCGTGGCTGTTGGAGCGAAGCATCAGACAACTCTGGCTGTCTTGGGACATACACCAAAAGCAGCTTGTGCATAACGTCCCTTCATCTATCAAATGTGTCTACTGAAGATATTAAGAACTACACTTGCTACACATTAGCTACGGATCAGCCTCAACTTCCACAAAAAACTGAGCGCCTTGTTATACTGCAACTTCAAg ctCAAACAAGTGTCCCAAACTGGACAACTATCCCAAAGACTGGAattaaat CATCGCTTCCTGCTAAGCCAAAAGATTCAGGTGAAG GAGAATTCACTGGTATTAAGGTTTTAGCAACTGTTACCGTTGCTGTGGCTACAGTGCTTGCAGCATTAGCCGTTTACCTGTGTCTGAGCTGGAACAGACGGAGCCGGAATGATAAAG GGGAGACCGTTGTGTCCAGGTCAGG aTCACCACTACCTCGTCACGCTGCCCCCTCACCAGTAAAGG GGTCACAGTCAACACAAAGTGAAAGAGTGAGGATTCCTACACCAG ATAATGAGAGTGACACTGAGGTTCCATATGCTGACATCATGATCACTGTCCGAGGTATCAGTACACCAGAGCTCACTCAGGTCGGCTACTTGGCTCCTGGAGATCAAAAAGAG TGGTGGGGAGATGAATCAAGGTCCCACCTGAAGGCCTCACGTTCAGCTGACAGACTGCATGTGCCTCAGCCCAGAGAGATCAGCCGCAAGATGAGCACCAACTCTGAATATGCAGTCATCACATATGCCTGA